The following are from one region of the Paenibacillus protaetiae genome:
- a CDS encoding ParB/RepB/Spo0J family partition protein, translating into MSKRLGRGLDALIPSLAVSEDDKVVEIPLSELRPNPYQPRKHFEDNSIKELAESIKQHGVIQPIIVRTVLKGYEIIAGERRFRASQLIGNATIPAVVRSFSDQQVMEIALIENLQREDLNAIEVAIAYQSLMDKFNLTQEELSLKVGKSRSHIANFIRLLSLPAEIKDNVSRGTISMGHARALAGLKDTAVQKELAERIVEQEWSVRELEEAIQKLDMKPLPDKPEKAKQKKRDPYIESLEDTLRDRFKTTVRIKQQKDKGKIELQYYSKQDLERLLELLQSLS; encoded by the coding sequence ATGAGCAAGCGGCTAGGTAGAGGTCTCGACGCTCTTATTCCTTCGTTGGCGGTCAGCGAAGATGATAAAGTGGTGGAAATTCCGCTTTCCGAGCTGCGGCCTAATCCGTATCAGCCCCGGAAGCATTTTGAAGACAATTCCATTAAAGAGCTGGCAGAATCCATTAAGCAGCATGGCGTCATTCAGCCGATTATCGTTCGTACCGTTCTTAAAGGATATGAAATTATTGCCGGCGAACGCCGTTTCCGTGCTTCTCAGCTTATTGGCAATGCGACCATTCCGGCTGTCGTCCGGTCGTTCTCCGATCAGCAGGTTATGGAAATTGCGCTTATTGAGAACTTGCAGCGGGAAGATTTGAATGCCATCGAGGTTGCGATTGCATATCAGTCGCTGATGGACAAGTTCAATTTGACGCAAGAAGAGCTGTCGTTAAAAGTGGGGAAGTCGCGTTCGCATATTGCTAACTTTATTCGGCTGCTTTCTTTGCCGGCGGAAATTAAGGATAATGTTTCACGTGGAACAATTTCGATGGGCCATGCCAGAGCGCTGGCCGGTTTGAAAGATACGGCTGTTCAAAAGGAATTGGCAGAACGGATTGTTGAGCAAGAGTGGAGCGTCCGCGAGCTGGAGGAAGCGATTCAGAAGCTGGATATGAAGCCGTTGCCGGACAAGCCGGAGAAAGCAAAACAGAAGAAACGAGACCCTTATATTGAGAGTCTTGAAGATACGCTGCGGGACCGTTTCAAGACAACGGTAAGAATTAAACAGCAAAAAGATAAAGGTAAAATTGAGCTCCAATATTACAGCAAGCAAGATTTGGAAAGGCTTCTTGAACTGCTGCAAAGTTTGAGCTAA